From Mytilus edulis chromosome 8, xbMytEdul2.2, whole genome shotgun sequence, one genomic window encodes:
- the LOC139486895 gene encoding apolipoprotein D-like produces MVDFNFICKLVCLLCVLVPIFGQVTRPGVCPNVRPQPGFDLNRFLGQWYESEKFFFIPEIGLRCNSALYTLTGNGAVSLVISGIETSTGMVRSVSGTGISASPIDPGRFVFQFSPVAPPEPYWVLDTDYEGYSVVYSCRQEGFQKIESAFILTRARTGLPAAIRIQLYSKLLASGINAFDLIPTDQTSCPAPSPFLPPPLAIPGVQIIPPAAEIFV; encoded by the exons ATGGTcgattttaatttcatttgtaaaCTTGTATGCCTTCTATGCGTACTGGTACCTATATTTGGACAGGTAACACGACCAGGAGTATGCCCGAATGTCCGTCCACAACCTGGCTTTGATTTGAACAGG TTTCTCGGACAGTGGTACGAAAGTGAGAAATTTTTCTTCATTCCGGAAATTGGACTGAGATGCAACTCTGCACTATACACCTTGACCGGAAATGGGGCTGTGAGTCTCGTAATTTCAGGCATAGAAACAAG TACTGGAATGGTACGTTCGGTTTCTGGAACAGGTATAAGTGCTAGTCCCATAGATCCTGGAAGATTTGTTTTTCAGTTTTCTCCTG TTGCCCCACCAGAACCGTATTGGGTATTAGATACAGATTACGAAGGCTATTCCGTGGTATACTCATGCAGACAAGAAGGCTTTCAAAAGatag AAAGTGCTTTTATTCTAACTAGAGCCAGGACAGGTTTACCAGCTGCCATAAGAATTCAATTGTACAGTAAGTTATTGGCATCAGGTATCAATGCATTTGATTTAATACCAACCGACCAGACAAGTTGTCCAGCACCGTCACCTTTCCTACCACCACCTCTTGCTATACCTGGCGTGCAGATCATACCACCAGCTGCTGAGATATTTGTTTAA